Below is a window of Desulfobotulus mexicanus DNA.
CAGGTGCGGCAGATACAAAAAATGGAATCTGTGGGCCGCCTTGCAGGTGGTGTTGCCCATGATTTTAATAATATGCTTAGCATTATAATGGGTTATGCTGAAATTGCCATGGCTAAAGATAAAGATAAGAAGCCAGTTTCATTGGAGCTGAAAGAAATATATGCAGCAGCAACACGTTCTGCCAATCTCACCCGGCAGCTGCTTGCCTTTGCCAGAAAAGAGGTGATCTCTCCTGAAGTTCTGAATTTGAATAAGGCCCTTGAAGGTATGTTGCAGATGATGAGACGCCTCATCGGAGAGGATATTCAGCTGGTATGGCGGCCCGGGAAAAATCTTTGGCCCGTTCAGATGGATCCTTCTCAGCTGGATCAGATTCTTGCCAATCTCTGCATCAATGCAAGGGATGCCATTTCCGGTGTGGGCACTCTGACCATTGAGACGGAAAATGTAAATCTGGATGAAAGGTATTGCGCTATAATTCCGGAATCAGTTCCCGGAAGATTTGTCAAGTTATCCGTCAGTGACAATGGCTGTGGTATGGATAAGGAAATTCTTGAGAAGATTTTTGAGCCTTTTTTTACTACAAAGCCCACTGGAGAAGGCACAGGTCTGGGGCTGGCGACAATTTATGGAATTGTCAGGCAGAATGGAGGTTTTATAAGTGTGTACAGCGAACCTGGATCAGGGAGCACTTTTACCGTTTTTTTCCCTGAATCCGTAAAAGAAGGGCAAGAACCTGAGGATGTAAGTGTTTCCGAATCCATTAAGGGGGGCGATGAAAAGATTCTCCTTGTGGAGGATGAAGAGGCCATTCTGAAGCTGGTCAAAAGCATGCTGGAAAAGCTGGGCTACGGGGTGCTGGCATTTTCAAATCCCATGGAAGCCTTAGAGAAAATGCAATACTATGACGGTGAAGTCCACCTGCTCATTAGTGATGTTATTATGCCGGGTATGAATGGTCGGGATATGGCGGAAGAGTTGAAAAAAAATAAATTTCCGGAGCTGCGTACTATTTTTACTTCAGGATATACGGCCAATATCATTGCCCGTTATGGAGTGCTGGATAAGGATATGATATTTCTTCAAAAGCCTTATGTGCTGGCAGCCTTAAGTGATGCCGTCAGAAAAGCTCTGGATATGCGTTGACTTATGGAGCGTGGGAAGGCTGAACATCTGCCGTAAAGGAGATAGCGGATATCTGACCATGTTGCCATGCTTAAGATTTTTGTTGGGAAGGGTATGCGTATGTCCCCCTTGTTTTATCCGCTGAGAAAAGCGGAAGCGGAAACGGAAGTCAGAAAATCCCGTTTTCTTTCCTTTCTTTTTCCCTGCAAGAAAGAAGATGAGGTAAGGGAGCAGATCAGAGCCATGAAGGCTGCACATAAAAACGCCGCCCATGTGGTGCATGCCTTTGTGCTTGGCCAAAGGGAGCCTCTGATGCGGGGAATGTCCGATGACGGGGAGCCGTCCGGAACGGCGGGAAGACCTGTAATGGCCCTTGTGGAGGGCAGGGGACTTGTGAATATTCTGCTGGTGGTTGTGCGTTATTTCGGAGGCATAAAGCTTGGAACGGGTGGTTTGGTCAAAGCCTATGCGGATGCGGCCATGGCTGTGCTGGAAAAGGCGGAATTGGCTGCCTTCATCGAAGAAAAAGAAGTTGAAATTGTTTTTCCCTATACCCTGCAGGGTGCCGTTTCTGGCTGCCTTGCATCTGAAAAAATTATCATCAGCGATGAAGCCTATGGTGAAGAGGTCCGGATGACCCTGCGTATCCCGGAAGAAAAAGAGGATATCCTGCGTCAAAAGCTCAGGGATTGCAGCAGTGGTCGTGTTTTTTTCTGATATACTGCCATGGCCGAATATAATGCAGTAGATGAAGGAAGCTGGCATGGATGCAAATTGTGGCGGTTCGCCGTTCGGGCGGCCTGCCTGCCTTTAATCAGCTCAATAATTTTCATTGTGGTTCTATTTCCTGAGGCAGGAAGCCTCAGGGCATAGAACCTGGCTTCATCAGGTGTATTTTTCCACAACCTGCTTCCATTTATCCTGAATACTGTGGATCAGGGAATATAGAACAGGCACCACAACCAGAGTGAGGAAGGTGGATACCAACAGGCCAAATATAACCACTATGGCCATGGACCTCCACCACTGGGAGGATTCGCTGACAAGGGAGAGGCTTAAGTTTCTGAAGTCGTAGGATATGCCCGTTACCATGGGAATCAATCCTAAAGAGGTGGTGATGGCCGTCAGCAGCACGGGTCGCAGACGGGTGGCACCACCGGCAATGACCGCTTCCCGGATGGCATAGCCCTTTTCCTTGAGCCGGTTGATGTAGTCTATGAGGACAATGGCGTTATTCACCACCACCCCTGCCAGAGATATAACCCCCACACCACTCATAATAATCCCGAAGGGAAGATTTAAAACCGTAAGCCCCAGAAAAACACCGCCTAAGGAAAGAATAACCGAGGTCATTATTATTAGCGGCTGGGTGACGGAATTGAAAAGGCTGACAAGGATCAGGAAAATAAAGAGCAGGGCTGCCAGAAAGGCCTTGGAAAGAAATTCCTGGGATTCCTGCTGCTCTTCCTCCTCGCCTGTGAATCTGTAGCTGTAGCCATGGGGCATGGGAACTTCTTTCATCAGTTTTTCCGCATAGAGTCGTGCAGTGGCACCGGGCATTCTGCTTTCGTCCACCTCTGCCTTCACCGTCACCACACGCTCGTGGTTGATGCGTACAATATTGCCCATAGTGCCGGAATAGCTGAATTCTGCCAGTGTGCTCAGTGGAACCAGCTGACCGGACGGGGCTGATATCATAAGTTTCTTTAAAACCTCGCTGCCCTTTCTGTCCTGTTCGGGCAGACGTACGGTGATGTCGAAATCTTCATCCCCTTCGCGATAGGTGGATACTTCCATACCGTTGTAGGCGGTTTTAAGGGCGGACCCGATGGATGCTGTGGAAAGACCGAAAAGGGCGGCCTTCTGCCTGTCTATACGGACTTCTATGGATGGAATGGATTCGATGTAGTCGTTTTCCACATCCCGCACATGGGGTACTTTTCTGATGAGATCTTCCACCTGACGGGCAAGGGAACCCAGCATCCTGAAATCATCTCCGGTTATTTCAATATTGATGGGTGGACCCGTGGGCGGGCCTTCATCCTGTTCCTGTACGGTGATGTAAGCACCGGGAATGTGCTGCAGGCGCTGTCGTATGGCTTCCATGGTTTCAGGTGTTGGGGTTTTCCGCTCCTCCAGATCAATGAACTGAATGCCTATGTGATTAGGGCTGGTGCCGCCGAACATGGACAGGGAGGGACCGGATACGGCCTTGGCGTAGATGTGCTCAATGTTGTCAAAATCGCTGGGACCGGAAAAGGTTTTTCCCGTGCGGGTGGTATGGGTGACAGGGCTCAGGGTGCTGGCATAGCTTTCAGCTGTAATAGGTTCAAGATTTTTCTCACTGCTGAATTTTTTGCGGGCAATGGCCATTTCCGCCCTTTTTATCACATGGTCTATGTATTCCAGATCCGCACCTTCGGGCATACGGAAATTGACGTAGATGTTTCCGGGATCCACCGAAGGGAAAAATTCCACGGGTCTTTCAAGGCCTACCCGGAGCAGCCAGAAAAAGAAGAGTAAGACCAGCACCATGAAGGCGGTAATGATCATGATAATGCGGTTATCCAGCGCCGTTTCCATGAGTCCCCGATAGGTATTGAGAATGGTACCCTCGATGCGGACGGGTTCTTCGCCTCCTTCGGGGATTGATACACCATTGAGTTTGCCGTTTTCAGGGCTTTCTTTTTTTCCCTTTACCCGCATGAAAAAGGATGCCAGTGCCGGATTGATCACCAGAGCCACAAAAAGACTGGAAGAAAGGGTGATGATCAGGGTCTGGGGGAGGTATTTCATGAATTCGCCCATGACGCCGGGCCAGAAAAGAAGGGGCATGAAGGCGGCAAGGGTGGTGAGGGTGGCACCGATGATGGGCCAGGCCACTTCCGCACTGGCACGGATGGCGGCCTGAAAACGGGGAACGCCCTGTTCCATGAAGCGGTAGATGTTTTCTATTATGACAATGGTGTTGTCCACCATCATTCCCAGAGCAAGGGTTAAGCTGAAAAGTACCACCATGTTCAGGGTAATGCCCAGAGCATACAGCACGCTAAATGTTATGAGCATGGAAAAGGGTACGGCCATGGCCACGAGAAGTGCATTTCGTCCGCCAAGGGCAAAGAAAAGGATCACCACCACCAGCACCAGACCTGAAAGGATGTTATTTTCAAGATCCGCCACCATGGAGCGGATATCCTTGGCTGCATCCATGGTCTTGATGATTTCAGTACCTTCAGGCCATGAGCGCTTTTCTATTTCAATGAGCCGGTCGATCTCTTCGGTAATCCCGATAATGTTTTCACCGGAACGTTTTTTTACGGATATGTTCACCGAAGGTCTGCCGTCAATGCGGGAACGGCTGGTCTCTTCTTTGAAATCATCCAGCACCCTTGCGACATCCTTCAGGTAGATGGGACGATTTTCCTGGGTGGCTACCACCAGCATGAGAATTTCTTCGGGCGTGCTGAACTCTCCGGGAACCTGGATCTGATACCGTCCATGCCCAAGGGTAATGGCACCGCCGGATGTGTTGATGTTTTCTCTGGCAACGGCATCTTGAAATGCGGTGATGGGTATGCGGTAATAGGCCAGCTTGTCCGGGTCCATTTCAATGACAATTTCCCGTTCCAGTCCGCCTGTGATCTCCACTTCAAGAATGCCGGGTATGGTTTCTATGGCATCTTTGAGGTCATCGGCAATTTCCTTTAAGCGGGCAATCCCCGATGTTCCGGAAAGGGAAAAAACCACTATGGGGAATTCCGAAAAATTCACCTCAAAAACAGCCGGATCATCCTCAAGGTCTGTTGGCAGTTCGCCCTTGGCTTCATCCACCTTGTTGCGTACATCCTGCAGGGCAATATTGATATCCGTATTGGGAAGGAATTCAATGTTGACCTGGGAGAGGCCCTCGGAGCTTATGGATGTAACCTTTTTGACTCCTTTCATGCCCCGGAGCTTTTTTTCAATGGGTATGGTGATGCTGGTTTCAATGTCTGAGGCTGCAACTCCCTTGTACGATGTGGAAACAAAGACATAGGGTATGGAAATATCCGGCGTACTTTCTCGTGGCAGGGTGTTGTAGCTGTAGCTGCCTACGATCAGCAGCAGAAAAATCAGAACCATCACTGTGGTGCGTTTTTTGACGGCAGTTCTTGGTACGATCATGGATCAGAGTTCCCCGGTATCATGGATTTCTTTAATGATGCTGAGCGACTGGCCGTCTCTGAGATCCCTCTGGCCCACCACCACCACCCTTTCCCCTTTGGTGAGGCCGGAAAGAATCTCCACCTGCCATCCTTCCTGTACACCTAAGGTGACCTCACGCTTTTCGGCCCGGCCCTTGTCATCCACAAATACGGAATGGGTATTTCCCGATGAAATTACAGCATAGATGGGCAGCGTCAGGGCCATGGGACTGCTTTTTTTGACTATGTCCACCCTTGCAAACATGTCAGGAAGAATAACTTCGTCCGGATTTTCAATGCGGATTTCCATATCATAGAGTCTTGCCATACCCTCTGCGGATCGGGAAAAACGGTGCAGGGTGCCAGTGAAGGTCTGGCCTCCCAGGGCATCGATGCGGACGCTGAAAGTATCCACTCCGCGCACGGCATGGATATCGGATTCGGGAATGCCGACGGTAACTTTGACGGGATTGAGCTTGAGGATTTCAGCCACAGGATCGCCCACAGACACAAATTGCCCCGGTTCAGCGAGCATACGGTTTAGAACGCCGTCCATGTCCGCTTCAATGAGGCAGCGATCCAGCTGAAGTCTGGCCGTTTCCATGGCAGACCGGGTCCGTTCCAGTTCCGCCACAGCCGTATCCAGAAGGGATCGGCTGGCCAGTTTTTCATCGTGCAGCTCCCTGAGACGACCGTGGGATGCTCTGGCCGTTTCAAAGGCGGCTTTGGCCGCATTGTAGCTGTTGCGATAATCCCGCTCATCCAGACGGTACAAAGCTGTTCCTGCTTTGATGTGACTGCCTTCCTCCGCCAGCCGGTCGGCAACTTTTCCTGCAACTTCTGCACTGACGGTGAGGCGCACCCAGGGGCTTATTATGCCGGGAAGGTTGATGCGGTCGCTGATTTCAGAGGGGTGAAGAACGAGAACAACCACATTGGTTCCAGTTTCTTCCTGAGCCGATGCCGTACTGCGCTCTTCGGCCAGTCGTTCCCCCTTGCGGGACACGGCCATGGCCATGGTAATTACAAGGATTAACATCAGCAAAAGAACCAGAAGGGGTATTTTGCTGAACCATGGGCTTTTGAACGTTGTTTTTTCTTCGGGCATATTCATGGGCTCATCACAGTTTCAGGGTTATGGGTTTTCTTGTTCTCTCTGGTGTTTTTCAGTCTGCCAGTGGCATGATCCAGTGCCAGACGGGCCAGATGGGTGTCTAGGCGGGTTGTGGCAAGGCTGCTTTGGGCTGTTAACATAAGGCTGTTTGCATCCATAAGATCCAGAATATTGGCAAGGCCTACCTCAAATTGGCGGCTCACCGCCTGATAGTTTTCCGTGGCAAAGAGCAGCTGATCTTCCAGGGCCTGCAGGCTGCCCAAGGCTTTTTCAAGGCCGTGCCAGGCCCGCCGGACTTCCAGGGTGATATCCCGCACTATCTGATTGTACTGAAAAGCCGCCATGCGTTTTTCTGCCTGGGCTTCCCGGATGCGGGCAGGTACAAGACCGCCGGTGTACAGGGGGACCGCCAGCTCAAGACCCACGGAAAGGGATGTTGTATCACTGTGCTCGGAAGGGGAGGGTCGGGTATCCTGATAACGGGCGGACCAGGAAAGGGTGGGCCAGATTCCGCCTTTTTCAATCTGGATTTTATCTTCGGCCATTTCCAGCCTGAGCTTCAGGGACTGTATTTCCGGTCTTGCATCCAAAGCTTCCTGAATAAGGCTGGCAAGGCTTTCTTCGGGACGGGAGGCCTGAGCTGCAGAAGGTGGCATTAGGGTAAAATCCGGTGGAAGATTGACCAGAGCTATTAGCATGGACCGCTGGTCCTCAAGAATTTCCCGGGCAGCACTATGGCGGCTTTTCGCCCCGGAAAGGGCTGCCTGGGTGCGCAGCAGATCCGGTCTTGTGGCATCGCTGAGGCGAAGCCTTGTGCGGACTTCCTCCAGATGGCGCTCAAGCCGGAGGATTTCAGCTTTCTCAATGCGGATTTCCTCTTCAGCACGGATCATCTGATAAAAGCGGCTGCCCACTTCCAGAAGATAGGCTGTGGTAATGCT
It encodes the following:
- a CDS encoding YigZ family protein, which codes for MSPLFYPLRKAEAETEVRKSRFLSFLFPCKKEDEVREQIRAMKAAHKNAAHVVHAFVLGQREPLMRGMSDDGEPSGTAGRPVMALVEGRGLVNILLVVVRYFGGIKLGTGGLVKAYADAAMAVLEKAELAAFIEEKEVEIVFPYTLQGAVSGCLASEKIIISDEAYGEEVRMTLRIPEEKEDILRQKLRDCSSGRVFF
- a CDS encoding efflux RND transporter permease subunit yields the protein MIVPRTAVKKRTTVMVLIFLLLIVGSYSYNTLPRESTPDISIPYVFVSTSYKGVAASDIETSITIPIEKKLRGMKGVKKVTSISSEGLSQVNIEFLPNTDINIALQDVRNKVDEAKGELPTDLEDDPAVFEVNFSEFPIVVFSLSGTSGIARLKEIADDLKDAIETIPGILEVEITGGLEREIVIEMDPDKLAYYRIPITAFQDAVARENINTSGGAITLGHGRYQIQVPGEFSTPEEILMLVVATQENRPIYLKDVARVLDDFKEETSRSRIDGRPSVNISVKKRSGENIIGITEEIDRLIEIEKRSWPEGTEIIKTMDAAKDIRSMVADLENNILSGLVLVVVILFFALGGRNALLVAMAVPFSMLITFSVLYALGITLNMVVLFSLTLALGMMVDNTIVIIENIYRFMEQGVPRFQAAIRASAEVAWPIIGATLTTLAAFMPLLFWPGVMGEFMKYLPQTLIITLSSSLFVALVINPALASFFMRVKGKKESPENGKLNGVSIPEGGEEPVRIEGTILNTYRGLMETALDNRIIMIITAFMVLVLLFFFWLLRVGLERPVEFFPSVDPGNIYVNFRMPEGADLEYIDHVIKRAEMAIARKKFSSEKNLEPITAESYASTLSPVTHTTRTGKTFSGPSDFDNIEHIYAKAVSGPSLSMFGGTSPNHIGIQFIDLEERKTPTPETMEAIRQRLQHIPGAYITVQEQDEGPPTGPPINIEITGDDFRMLGSLARQVEDLIRKVPHVRDVENDYIESIPSIEVRIDRQKAALFGLSTASIGSALKTAYNGMEVSTYREGDEDFDITVRLPEQDRKGSEVLKKLMISAPSGQLVPLSTLAEFSYSGTMGNIVRINHERVVTVKAEVDESRMPGATARLYAEKLMKEVPMPHGYSYRFTGEEEEQQESQEFLSKAFLAALLFIFLILVSLFNSVTQPLIIMTSVILSLGGVFLGLTVLNLPFGIIMSGVGVISLAGVVVNNAIVLIDYINRLKEKGYAIREAVIAGGATRLRPVLLTAITTSLGLIPMVTGISYDFRNLSLSLVSESSQWWRSMAIVVIFGLLVSTFLTLVVVPVLYSLIHSIQDKWKQVVEKYT
- a CDS encoding efflux RND transporter periplasmic adaptor subunit — encoded protein: MPEEKTTFKSPWFSKIPLLVLLLMLILVITMAMAVSRKGERLAEERSTASAQEETGTNVVVLVLHPSEISDRINLPGIISPWVRLTVSAEVAGKVADRLAEEGSHIKAGTALYRLDERDYRNSYNAAKAAFETARASHGRLRELHDEKLASRSLLDTAVAELERTRSAMETARLQLDRCLIEADMDGVLNRMLAEPGQFVSVGDPVAEILKLNPVKVTVGIPESDIHAVRGVDTFSVRIDALGGQTFTGTLHRFSRSAEGMARLYDMEIRIENPDEVILPDMFARVDIVKKSSPMALTLPIYAVISSGNTHSVFVDDKGRAEKREVTLGVQEGWQVEILSGLTKGERVVVVGQRDLRDGQSLSIIKEIHDTGEL
- a CDS encoding TolC family protein — protein: MRNSLYIKQKIPFATTFLMIFALILLFLPPVLQAGTEPDQNHSFHLDELYTMAVREADRIHMAKESLNMARSVQDQARSAIRPHVEAFAGHSFYPDRSHMDPDRLNTFGLRLGQSITLNGKEWTALQMSKKAIEQSGRDLQSITTAYLLEVGSRFYQMIRAEEEIRIEKAEILRLERHLEEVRTRLRLSDATRPDLLRTQAALSGAKSRHSAAREILEDQRSMLIALVNLPPDFTLMPPSAAQASRPEESLASLIQEALDARPEIQSLKLRLEMAEDKIQIEKGGIWPTLSWSARYQDTRPSPSEHSDTTSLSVGLELAVPLYTGGLVPARIREAQAEKRMAAFQYNQIVRDITLEVRRAWHGLEKALGSLQALEDQLLFATENYQAVSRQFEVGLANILDLMDANSLMLTAQSSLATTRLDTHLARLALDHATGRLKNTRENKKTHNPETVMSP